One Streptomyces sp. V4I8 genomic window carries:
- a CDS encoding sigma-70 family RNA polymerase sigma factor, which produces MSVDGWDESRDDGDSATPQVPSQGGRADLPPGGDPLEGRAEGRAEGSVPAQRDRREDSTLPTPRHMPPPRDTPPSDADLIGRMRSGDDTAYEELYRRHAEAVRRYARTCCRDAHTADDLTAEVFARMLQAVRGGSGPEHAVRAYLLTSIRRAAADWTRSARREQLVDDFAVFAAQSSRVSEVSDDTASFSSFGAGLDLGADVRAMHEAEQSMAMRAFRSLPERWQAVLWHTEVEDESPSEVATLFGLDANGTRVLASRAREGLKQAYLQAHVSASLASDEECARHADRLGAYARGSLRTRAERGLRKHLEECAKCRLAAGQIQEVAGGIPAVVPVAVIGWFGAAGYAKAAGLIAGGAGAGAAGAVGAAAAAGGGSSGGASSGSGAAASEGLGAPVKAGIAAGVVAVGVVAAIVLALAGNEKPADKDHADAKQPPVPSPIVEETPTPEPPEPPKPSEEAAPRPPAIVPAAETSPSPTPTPTRSPSPAPTPTPTPTPTPTPPPTPTPTPTPPPPPAPVVYQWSELSYDLTGDGTAPEMRLHGSTWVWQRYGVSIGDQRYAHGVTVHGRSSVTIDLNRECSAYDAMVGVDDSTLGLGRFSFSVYADGVRLWRSGAIKGGDPAVPVHVNLAGRETVRLVVEPHSTFDTLLLADWAESKFSCG; this is translated from the coding sequence ATGAGCGTTGACGGGTGGGACGAGTCGCGCGATGACGGTGACTCGGCGACTCCGCAGGTGCCGAGTCAGGGCGGCCGAGCAGACCTGCCACCGGGCGGCGACCCCCTGGAGGGCCGTGCGGAAGGCCGTGCGGAGGGCAGTGTCCCGGCACAGCGCGACCGGCGCGAGGACAGCACGTTGCCCACGCCGCGCCACATGCCGCCGCCCCGCGACACGCCGCCGTCGGACGCCGACCTGATCGGGCGGATGCGCTCCGGTGACGACACCGCCTACGAGGAGTTGTACCGGCGCCACGCGGAGGCGGTGCGCCGGTACGCGCGCACCTGCTGCCGCGACGCCCACACCGCGGACGACCTGACCGCCGAGGTCTTCGCCCGCATGCTCCAGGCCGTACGCGGCGGGTCCGGCCCCGAGCACGCCGTACGCGCGTATCTGCTCACCTCGATCCGGCGGGCCGCGGCGGACTGGACGAGGTCGGCGCGGCGGGAGCAGCTGGTCGACGACTTCGCGGTGTTCGCCGCGCAGTCCTCGCGGGTCTCCGAGGTGTCCGACGACACTGCGTCCTTCAGCTCCTTCGGAGCGGGCCTCGACCTGGGCGCCGACGTACGGGCCATGCACGAGGCCGAGCAGTCCATGGCCATGCGGGCCTTCCGGTCGCTGCCGGAGCGCTGGCAGGCCGTGCTCTGGCACACCGAGGTCGAGGACGAGTCGCCGAGCGAGGTCGCCACGCTCTTCGGGCTCGACGCCAACGGCACGCGCGTGCTCGCCAGCCGCGCCCGCGAAGGGCTCAAGCAGGCCTACCTCCAGGCCCACGTCAGCGCCAGCCTCGCCAGTGACGAGGAGTGCGCCCGCCACGCCGACCGGCTCGGTGCCTACGCCCGCGGCAGCCTGCGCACGCGCGCCGAGCGGGGGCTGCGCAAGCACCTTGAGGAGTGCGCCAAGTGCCGGCTGGCCGCGGGCCAGATCCAGGAAGTCGCCGGCGGTATCCCCGCCGTCGTGCCGGTCGCGGTCATCGGCTGGTTCGGCGCCGCCGGGTACGCCAAGGCGGCCGGGCTCATCGCCGGTGGTGCCGGGGCGGGTGCGGCCGGTGCAGTGGGGGCCGCGGCGGCGGCCGGCGGCGGTTCCTCCGGTGGGGCGAGCTCCGGGAGCGGTGCGGCGGCCTCCGAAGGGCTGGGCGCGCCGGTGAAGGCCGGTATCGCGGCCGGGGTGGTCGCCGTGGGCGTGGTCGCGGCGATCGTGCTCGCGCTGGCCGGCAACGAGAAACCGGCCGACAAGGACCATGCGGACGCCAAGCAGCCTCCGGTCCCCTCCCCCATCGTGGAGGAGACGCCGACGCCCGAACCCCCGGAGCCACCGAAGCCGTCCGAGGAGGCCGCTCCGCGGCCGCCGGCGATCGTCCCGGCCGCCGAGACCAGTCCGTCCCCCACCCCGACACCGACGCGCTCCCCCAGTCCGGCGCCCACGCCCACCCCCACGCCGACTCCGACCCCCACACCGCCCCCGACGCCCACCCCCACGCCGACTCCGCCGCCCCCGCCCGCCCCGGTCGTCTACCAGTGGAGCGAACTGTCGTACGACCTCACCGGCGACGGCACCGCGCCCGAGATGCGGCTCCATGGCAGCACCTGGGTGTGGCAGCGGTACGGCGTGTCGATCGGCGACCAGCGGTACGCGCACGGCGTCACCGTGCACGGCCGGTCCTCCGTCACCATCGACCTCAACCGGGAGTGCTCCGCCTACGACGCCATGGTCGGCGTCGACGACTCGACCCTGGGGCTCGGCCGGTTCTCCTTCTCCGTCTACGCCGACGGCGTCCGGCTGTGGCGGTCCGGAGCGATCAAGGGCGGGGACCCGGCGGTACCCGTCCATGTGAACCTCGCCGGGCGCGAGACCGTCCGGCTGGTGGTCGAACCGCACAGCACCTTCGACACCCTGCTGCTTGCGGACTGGGCGGAGTCGAAGTTCAGCTGCGGGTAG
- a CDS encoding TetR/AcrR family transcriptional regulator, whose translation MHVQESRWPSASALASGGGTVGGTISAAAGNGRGDASRTTPLRVDAQRNLEHVLRAAREVFGELGYGAPMEDVARRARVGVGTVYRRFPSKDVLVRRIAEEETSRLTDQARTALGQEDEPWSALSRFLRTSVASGAGRLLPPQVLRVGVAEDGAVLDEARVPQQRMQPGTGELRLVPEQSPAGAVAPVDDAGAAALLDVVGQLVERARAAGELRADVSVSDVLLVIATAAPSLPDAAQQAAASARLLDILLEGLRSRPQA comes from the coding sequence ATGCATGTTCAGGAATCTCGTTGGCCTTCCGCGTCCGCCCTCGCATCGGGCGGCGGGACGGTGGGCGGCACGATCAGCGCGGCTGCGGGTAACGGACGCGGGGACGCGTCGCGTACGACGCCGCTGCGCGTGGACGCACAGCGCAATCTGGAGCACGTGCTGCGTGCGGCGCGTGAGGTCTTCGGCGAGCTGGGATACGGCGCGCCGATGGAGGACGTGGCGCGACGCGCGCGGGTCGGTGTCGGCACGGTGTACCGGCGCTTCCCGAGCAAGGACGTTCTGGTCCGGCGGATAGCCGAGGAGGAGACCTCCCGGCTGACCGACCAGGCGCGTACCGCGCTCGGTCAGGAGGACGAGCCGTGGTCGGCGCTCTCGCGCTTCCTGCGGACGTCGGTGGCCTCGGGCGCGGGCCGACTGCTGCCGCCGCAGGTGCTGCGGGTCGGGGTCGCCGAGGACGGCGCCGTACTCGACGAGGCCCGGGTGCCGCAGCAGCGGATGCAGCCGGGCACGGGTGAGCTGCGGTTGGTGCCCGAGCAGTCGCCGGCGGGCGCGGTCGCCCCGGTGGACGACGCGGGGGCGGCGGCGCTGCTCGACGTGGTGGGCCAGCTGGTGGAGCGGGCGCGCGCGGCGGGTGAGCTGCGGGCCGATGTGTCGGTGTCGGACGTCCTGCTGGTGATCGCGACGGCGGCGCCCTCGCTGCCGGACGCGGCGCAGCAGGCGGCGGCCTCGGCGCGGTTGCTCGACATCCTGCTGGAGGGGTTGCGGTCGCGTCCTCAGGCGTGA
- a CDS encoding NAD(P)/FAD-dependent oxidoreductase: MVKERARILVVGGGYVGMYTALRLQRRLKQELGRDEAEITVVTPDPYMTYQPFLPEAAAGSISPRHVVVPLRRVLSRCRVIIGEATAIDHAKRTATLTTLASEEEGTGSEQLSYDELVLAPGSIARTLPIPGLADHGIGFKTVEEAIGLRNHVIEQMDIASSTRDPAIRDAALTFVFVGGGYAGVEALGELEDMARHATRYYHNVRPEDMKWILVEASDRILPEVGEDLGRYTVTELRRRNIDVRLHTRLESCADRVAVLSDGARFPTRTVVWTAGVKPHPILAATDLPLNERGRLKCTPELTIEGTTHAWAAGDAAAVPDVTAGEPGRECAPNAQHALRQAKVLGDNIVHSLRGEHLETYAHKYAGSVASLGFHKGVAQVYGRKLKGYPAWFMHRVYHLSRVPTFNRKARVLAEWTLSGLFKREVVSLGSLEHPRAEFELAAGGKYPLKPEDDPKGSS; this comes from the coding sequence ATGGTGAAGGAACGTGCGCGCATTCTCGTTGTCGGCGGCGGCTACGTCGGGATGTACACGGCCCTGCGTCTTCAGCGGAGGCTGAAACAGGAACTGGGCCGGGACGAAGCCGAGATCACGGTGGTCACTCCCGACCCGTACATGACCTATCAACCATTCCTCCCGGAAGCGGCCGCCGGCTCCATCTCCCCGCGCCATGTGGTCGTACCGCTGCGCCGTGTCCTGTCCCGGTGCCGGGTCATCATCGGCGAGGCCACCGCCATCGACCACGCCAAGCGCACCGCGACCCTGACCACCCTCGCCTCCGAGGAGGAGGGCACGGGCAGCGAACAGCTCTCCTACGACGAGCTCGTCCTCGCGCCCGGCTCCATCGCGCGCACCCTCCCCATCCCCGGCCTCGCCGACCACGGCATCGGCTTCAAGACCGTCGAAGAGGCCATCGGCCTGCGCAACCACGTCATCGAACAGATGGACATCGCCTCCTCCACCCGCGATCCCGCGATCCGCGACGCGGCCCTCACCTTCGTCTTCGTCGGCGGCGGATACGCCGGGGTCGAGGCGCTCGGCGAACTCGAGGACATGGCCCGCCATGCCACGCGCTACTACCACAACGTCCGGCCCGAGGACATGAAGTGGATCCTCGTCGAGGCCTCGGACCGCATCCTGCCCGAGGTCGGCGAGGACCTGGGCCGCTACACGGTCACCGAACTGCGCCGCCGCAACATCGACGTACGCCTGCACACCCGCCTGGAGTCCTGCGCGGACCGCGTCGCCGTCCTCAGCGACGGCGCCCGCTTCCCGACCCGTACGGTCGTCTGGACGGCCGGCGTCAAACCCCACCCGATCCTCGCCGCCACCGACCTGCCACTCAATGAGCGCGGCAGGCTGAAGTGCACCCCCGAGCTGACGATCGAGGGCACCACGCACGCGTGGGCCGCGGGAGACGCCGCCGCCGTCCCCGACGTCACCGCGGGCGAGCCCGGCCGAGAGTGCGCCCCCAACGCGCAGCACGCCCTGCGCCAGGCGAAGGTCCTGGGCGACAACATCGTCCACTCCCTGCGCGGCGAACACCTGGAGACGTACGCACACAAGTACGCGGGTTCGGTCGCCTCCCTCGGCTTCCACAAGGGGGTCGCGCAGGTCTACGGACGCAAGCTCAAGGGCTACCCTGCCTGGTTCATGCACCGCGTCTACCACCTCAGCAGGGTGCCGACCTTCAACCGCAAGGCCCGCGTCCTGGCCGAATGGACCCTCTCGGGACTCTTCAAGAGGGAGGTTGTCTCCCTAGGTTCACTCGAACATCCCCGAGCGGAGTTCGAACTCGCGGCCGGTGGAAAGTATCCCCTCAAGCCGGAAGACGACCCGAAGGGGTCGTCCTGA
- a CDS encoding SpoIIE family protein phosphatase, translating to MNFTRWSARLPGTQRRAAARTEPAAAVTQDRRGESPGAVPAARAEHLTDDAKPIPAVDELPVREVLDRVPALVALVHGSDHRLAYVNDTYVTAFGVRPPGEPAREALPELAELGLLPLLDQVLRSGKSRTLKSRKAPDGRSYTFTCTPVAEGDGGVLVFATDVTDHAEAAERLRASERRQRETAVTLQRSLLPQELEEPDDLRVAATYHPGGTEAAVGGDWYDVITLGGGRTALVIGDVMGRGVRAAAVMGQLRTAVRAYARLDLPPHEVLQLLDGLAIEIDANQIATCVYAVHDPNEGRLVYASAGHLPILVRDENGEVQRADEPTGPPLGTGGWMHASGSIALSPGSTAVLYTDGLVERRNEDLDEGIASLECALAGATGTPQVICDRLVRSAGVTADHDDDVAVLVLQHPARTGPDGDLFRNAALELLGGVEAAPRARAFASGVLTSWRFPPDLHDLGVLAASELVANSLQHGTPPMRLRLRRTDRRLIIEVTDGDDHLPRRRRAEPGDESGRGIAIVASISSSWGSRRTPGGGKAVWCEFVLPKTALDPQRP from the coding sequence GTGAACTTCACGCGCTGGAGCGCCCGGCTCCCCGGAACGCAGCGCCGCGCGGCTGCGCGGACCGAACCCGCGGCGGCGGTCACCCAGGACCGCCGGGGAGAGAGCCCGGGCGCCGTCCCCGCGGCCCGCGCCGAACACCTCACCGACGACGCCAAGCCGATCCCCGCCGTGGACGAACTGCCGGTCCGTGAGGTCCTGGACCGCGTTCCGGCGCTGGTGGCCCTGGTCCACGGCTCCGATCACCGCCTGGCCTACGTCAACGACACCTACGTCACGGCCTTCGGCGTACGCCCCCCGGGCGAACCGGCCCGCGAGGCCCTCCCCGAGCTGGCCGAACTGGGCCTGCTCCCCCTCCTCGACCAGGTCCTGCGCAGCGGCAAGTCCCGCACCCTCAAGTCCCGCAAGGCCCCCGACGGCCGCTCCTACACCTTCACCTGCACCCCCGTCGCGGAGGGCGACGGCGGCGTCCTCGTCTTCGCCACGGACGTCACCGACCACGCGGAAGCCGCCGAACGCCTGCGCGCCAGCGAACGCCGCCAACGCGAAACCGCCGTCACCCTCCAGCGCTCCCTCCTCCCCCAGGAGCTCGAAGAGCCCGACGACCTGCGCGTCGCCGCCACCTACCACCCGGGTGGCACGGAGGCCGCGGTCGGCGGCGACTGGTACGACGTGATCACCCTCGGCGGCGGCCGCACGGCCCTGGTGATCGGCGACGTCATGGGCCGAGGAGTACGAGCAGCAGCGGTAATGGGCCAGCTCCGTACGGCAGTGAGGGCATACGCCCGCCTGGACCTCCCCCCGCACGAGGTCCTGCAGCTCCTGGACGGCCTGGCGATCGAGATCGACGCCAACCAGATCGCCACCTGCGTCTACGCCGTCCACGACCCGAACGAGGGACGCCTGGTCTACGCCTCCGCCGGCCACCTCCCCATCCTGGTCCGCGACGAGAACGGCGAGGTCCAACGCGCCGACGAACCCACCGGGCCGCCCCTGGGCACGGGCGGCTGGATGCACGCGTCCGGCTCGATCGCCCTGAGCCCCGGCTCCACGGCCGTCCTCTACACCGACGGCCTGGTGGAACGCCGGAACGAGGACCTGGACGAGGGCATCGCCTCCCTGGAGTGCGCCCTGGCCGGCGCGACGGGCACCCCCCAGGTCATCTGCGACCGCCTGGTCCGAAGCGCAGGCGTCACAGCGGACCACGACGACGACGTGGCGGTCCTGGTCCTTCAGCACCCGGCGCGCACCGGCCCCGACGGCGACCTCTTCCGCAACGCCGCTTTGGAACTCCTCGGCGGCGTCGAAGCGGCCCCCCGCGCGCGTGCCTTCGCCTCCGGCGTCCTGACCAGCTGGCGCTTCCCGCCCGACCTCCACGACCTGGGCGTCCTGGCCGCCAGCGAACTGGTCGCCAACTCCCTCCAGCACGGCACCCCACCCATGCGCCTCCGCCTCCGCCGCACCGACCGCCGCCTGATCATCGAGGTGACGGACGGCGACGACCACCTCCCCCGCCGCCGCCGCGCAGAACCAGGCGACGAGTCCGGCCGAGGCATCGCCATCGTCGCGTCCATCTCCTCGTCCTGGGGTTCCCGACGAACCCCGGGCGGCGGCAAGGCGGTCTGGTGCGAGTTCGTCCTACCGAAAACGGCCCTGGACCCCCAGAGACCCTGA
- a CDS encoding MFS transporter — protein MRRIHVGNALSAFGLGFTVPYLYVYVAQVRGLGAMTAGLVLAVFAVAALVVLPFAGRAIVRRGPLPVLLAALVTAALGSLSLGLAGSAVSVLLAAAALGAGQAVMQPALATMIVDCSTAETRSRAFATQFFLQNLGLGVGGLIGGHLVDATSVSSFTLLFAIEAAMFLLLVVVMSTVRMPRAPRIEGAPGAVGSTKGSWKQLLQNRAMVQLCVLGFVLFFACYGQFESGLSAYGVEAAGVSTSALGTALAANTAMIVVAQFAVLKFVERRRRSRVIAAVGLIWAVAWVAAAYAGLGHGSQEMATAAFVSTYALFGLGEAMLSPTVAPLVADLAPEGMAGQYNSAFALVKQLALAVGPAVGGPMGAALHGPYVVTFLLFSLGITYLAVRLGRQLTAVQDQPWLGRSRVVAQGTASAAGSSRAHA, from the coding sequence ATGCGCCGGATCCACGTGGGCAACGCACTCAGCGCGTTCGGGCTCGGTTTCACCGTCCCCTACCTGTACGTCTATGTGGCGCAGGTGCGGGGGCTGGGTGCCATGACGGCGGGGCTCGTCCTCGCCGTCTTCGCCGTGGCGGCACTGGTCGTGCTGCCGTTCGCCGGGCGGGCCATCGTCCGGCGGGGTCCGCTGCCGGTGCTGCTCGCCGCTCTGGTCACCGCCGCGCTCGGGTCGCTGAGCCTTGGCCTCGCGGGGAGTGCGGTGTCCGTACTCCTGGCGGCGGCCGCGCTCGGGGCGGGGCAGGCCGTGATGCAGCCGGCGCTCGCGACGATGATCGTCGACTGTTCCACCGCTGAGACCCGGTCGCGGGCGTTCGCGACGCAGTTCTTTCTGCAGAACCTGGGGCTGGGGGTCGGCGGGCTGATCGGGGGGCACCTCGTGGATGCGACCAGCGTTTCGTCCTTCACTCTGTTGTTCGCGATCGAGGCGGCGATGTTCCTGCTGCTCGTCGTGGTGATGTCGACGGTGCGGATGCCGCGTGCGCCGCGGATCGAGGGGGCGCCGGGGGCCGTCGGGTCGACGAAGGGGAGCTGGAAGCAGTTGCTCCAGAACCGGGCGATGGTGCAGCTGTGTGTGCTGGGGTTCGTTCTGTTCTTCGCTTGCTACGGGCAGTTCGAGTCGGGGCTGAGTGCCTACGGGGTCGAGGCGGCCGGGGTTTCCACATCCGCGCTGGGGACCGCGTTGGCTGCCAACACCGCGATGATCGTGGTGGCGCAGTTCGCCGTGCTGAAGTTCGTCGAGCGGCGGAGGCGGTCGCGGGTGATCGCGGCTGTGGGGTTGATCTGGGCCGTGGCGTGGGTTGCTGCGGCGTATGCGGGGCTTGGGCACGGGAGCCAGGAGATGGCTACGGCGGCCTTCGTCTCTACCTATGCGCTGTTCGGGCTGGGTGAGGCGATGTTGTCGCCGACGGTTGCTCCGTTGGTGGCGGATCTTGCGCCGGAGGGGATGGCGGGGCAGTACAACTCCGCTTTTGCCCTGGTGAAGCAGCTTGCGTTGGCTGTGGGGCCGGCGGTGGGTGGGCCTATGGGGGCGGCGCTGCATGGGCCGTATGTGGTGACGTTTCTGTTGTTCTCGCTGGGGATCACGTATCTCGCGGTGCGGTTGGGGCGTCAGCTGACCGCTGTGCAGGATCAGCCGTGGTTGGGGAGGAGCCGGGTGGTCGCGCAGGGGACTGCGTCGGCTGCGGGGTCGTCGCGGGCGCACGCCTGA
- a CDS encoding MarR family winged helix-turn-helix transcriptional regulator, with the protein MGDTHGISEPTLEEQIAAYQREFQDLDPQVEKVVSALSRLNRRMNVAYGRQTAALGISNAEWEVLKALVLSGAPYRMGPSDLAKRLGLTPAAMTHRIDRMVTEGLVTRERDESNRVRVIVELTVEGREKWLEAMRLASVFEEDLLQDLSAAERATLGEVLTRLLRRVEHAQPDAGGRLSDLD; encoded by the coding sequence ATGGGCGACACCCACGGCATCAGCGAACCGACCCTCGAGGAACAGATCGCCGCGTACCAGCGCGAGTTCCAGGACCTGGACCCTCAGGTCGAGAAGGTCGTCTCGGCGCTGTCCCGCTTGAACCGCCGCATGAACGTCGCCTACGGCCGACAGACCGCCGCGCTCGGCATTAGCAACGCCGAGTGGGAGGTCCTCAAGGCCCTGGTCCTCTCCGGCGCCCCGTACCGGATGGGCCCCAGCGACCTCGCCAAGCGCCTCGGTCTCACCCCGGCCGCCATGACCCACCGGATCGACCGCATGGTCACCGAGGGCCTGGTCACCCGGGAGCGGGACGAGTCCAACCGCGTCCGCGTCATCGTCGAGCTCACCGTCGAGGGCAGGGAGAAGTGGCTGGAGGCGATGCGGCTCGCATCGGTCTTCGAGGAGGACCTGCTCCAGGACCTCTCGGCGGCGGAGCGCGCCACCCTCGGTGAGGTCCTCACCCGCCTGCTCCGCAGGGTGGAGCACGCCCAGCCGGACGCCGGCGGACGCCTCAGCGACCTGGACTGA